One genomic window of Methyloceanibacter sp. wino2 includes the following:
- a CDS encoding (deoxy)nucleoside triphosphate pyrophosphohydrolase: protein MTESAGAKPLVLVAACALVDGSGRVLITQRPEGKPLAGLWEFPGGKLEDGETPEHGLVRELDEELGIAIQPSALIPLTFSSFSYPDFDLLMPLFACWQWSGNVTAKEGQALAWADPAALHDYAMPPADEPLKDLLPGLLDCVRNASTDG from the coding sequence GTGACGGAATCTGCGGGCGCGAAGCCGCTTGTGCTGGTCGCCGCGTGTGCGCTCGTAGATGGAAGCGGTCGCGTGCTCATTACCCAGCGTCCCGAAGGCAAGCCGCTCGCGGGGCTGTGGGAGTTTCCCGGCGGCAAGCTGGAGGACGGGGAGACGCCGGAACACGGCCTCGTCCGCGAGCTCGACGAGGAACTCGGAATCGCGATCCAGCCATCGGCGCTCATCCCACTGACGTTCTCGAGTTTCTCCTACCCGGACTTCGATCTGCTGATGCCGCTCTTCGCGTGCTGGCAGTGGTCGGGAAATGTCACAGCCAAAGAAGGGCAGGCGCTGGCCTGGGCCGATCCGGCTGCCTTGCACGACTATGCGATGCCGCCTGCCGACGAGCCGCTCAAGGACCTGCTGCCCGGCTTGCTCGATTGCGTGCGCAACGCCTCGACTGACGGCTGA
- a CDS encoding class I SAM-dependent methyltransferase, with protein sequence MSEGPLLFDRRLLRERRARFAAEIEEREVLIGHVAGELADRVAIMLRAFPRALDLGAYHGLLGRTIAELPSVEEVFYAESVLAYARRCPPPAVVCDEDLLPFKDGAFNLVVSGLALHRVNDLPGSLIQIHRALAPDGLFMAAALGANALGELRECLLEAEEEIEGGVSPRVAPFADVRSYGALLQRAGFALPVTDTEELEVIYPSPRALMQEIRALGGGNVLVARSKKPLSRRVLMRAEDLYRSRYGTPDGKIAATFQFVFMSGWAPDPSQQKPLKPGSAQSRLADALNTTEQPGGAKASFPQTDPNADDEPDTKS encoded by the coding sequence ATGAGCGAGGGCCCGCTTCTCTTCGACCGGCGCCTCTTGCGCGAGCGCAGAGCCCGCTTTGCCGCAGAGATCGAAGAGCGCGAAGTCCTGATCGGCCACGTCGCCGGCGAGCTAGCGGATCGGGTAGCGATCATGTTGCGCGCTTTTCCCCGGGCGCTCGATCTTGGCGCCTATCACGGCCTTCTAGGGCGGACCATCGCCGAACTGCCGTCCGTAGAAGAGGTGTTCTATGCGGAGAGCGTGCTCGCCTATGCGCGGCGCTGCCCGCCGCCTGCCGTTGTCTGCGATGAAGACTTGCTGCCGTTCAAGGACGGCGCCTTCAACCTCGTCGTGTCGGGCCTTGCCCTTCATCGCGTCAACGATCTGCCCGGCAGCCTCATCCAGATTCACCGGGCGCTTGCTCCCGACGGGCTCTTCATGGCCGCGGCACTCGGCGCCAATGCGCTCGGCGAATTGCGGGAATGCCTGCTCGAGGCGGAAGAGGAGATCGAGGGCGGGGTGTCTCCGCGCGTCGCCCCCTTCGCGGACGTACGATCCTATGGCGCACTTCTGCAACGCGCCGGCTTCGCCCTGCCCGTCACGGACACCGAAGAGCTCGAGGTGATCTACCCCTCGCCTCGAGCGTTGATGCAGGAAATCCGCGCGCTCGGCGGCGGCAATGTGCTCGTGGCCCGCAGCAAGAAACCCTTGTCACGGCGGGTGCTGATGCGCGCCGAAGACCTGTACCGGTCGCGCTACGGCACACCGGACGGCAAGATCGCCGCGACATTCCAGTTCGTTTTCATGAGCGGCTGGGCCCCGGACCCGAGCCAGCAGAAGCCCCTGAAGCCGGGCTCGGCGCAAAGCCGCCTGGCGGATGCGCTCAATACGACGGAGCAGCCGGGCGGCGCGAAGGCATCGTTCCCCCAAACCGATCCCAACGCCGATGATGAGCCAGATACGAAGAGCTAA
- a CDS encoding ComF family protein, with product MSIEATKVETASAWRTVLRAATDLVLPPVCVVCRTPIGSHGLLCGPCFAGIDFIAPPLCTRLGVPLPYDTGEPYLSAAAIAAPPVYDRARAVARYSQTMRDLIQSFKYRDRQDGLRLFARWLVRAGSELLADADLLVPVPLYRSRLWSRRFNQSALLARGIESHTGVPADCFVLRRTRRTASQVGLSAAQRRRNVAGAFKVSPSRAHAIVGKSVVLVDDVITTGATIEACARVLKRAGAARVDVLALARAVEPAAFVL from the coding sequence ATGTCCATTGAAGCAACAAAGGTAGAGACCGCTTCCGCGTGGCGCACGGTGCTGCGCGCGGCGACTGATCTGGTGCTGCCGCCCGTATGCGTGGTCTGCCGCACCCCAATCGGGTCCCACGGGCTCCTGTGCGGTCCGTGTTTCGCCGGCATCGATTTCATCGCGCCTCCTTTGTGTACGCGTCTCGGCGTGCCGCTTCCTTACGATACGGGGGAACCGTATCTGTCGGCAGCGGCGATCGCTGCGCCGCCGGTCTACGACAGGGCCCGGGCCGTGGCGCGCTATTCGCAGACCATGCGCGATCTGATCCAGAGCTTCAAATACCGTGACCGGCAGGACGGCTTGCGCCTGTTCGCCCGCTGGCTCGTTCGGGCCGGGTCCGAGCTCCTGGCTGATGCGGATCTGCTCGTGCCGGTTCCGCTGTATCGGTCGCGGCTGTGGTCGCGGCGCTTCAATCAATCGGCGTTGCTGGCGCGGGGGATCGAAAGTCACACGGGTGTGCCCGCCGATTGTTTCGTTTTGCGGCGGACGCGCCGCACGGCCAGTCAGGTGGGCTTGTCGGCGGCGCAGCGGAGGCGCAATGTCGCCGGAGCCTTTAAGGTGTCGCCGTCGCGCGCGCATGCGATCGTCGGCAAATCCGTCGTGCTGGTGGACGATGTGATTACCACCGGCGCCACGATCGAGGCTTGCGCCCGCGTTCTGAAACGGGCGGGCGCGGCGCGTGTGGACGTGCTGGCCTTGGCCCGGGCCGTTGAACCGGCGGCGTTCGTGCTTTAG
- a CDS encoding carbon-nitrogen hydrolase family protein codes for MGSDTANRFRAAVVQLRAGRVIADNLIAAEALIREAAKGGAHYIQTPENSALMELEPELVRSQVQPEGESRPLAVFRALAAELGVWLHIGSLGVKADDGRIANRSYLMAPDGTVAARYDKLHMFDVDLPNGESYRESDNYTPGSKAVLADLTPGGVPARLGMTICYDLRFAALYRALAIAGANMIAIPAAFTKHTGEAHWHVLLRARAIETGAYVFAATQGGLHENGRWTFGHSMIISPWGEILAEAGADPCVVFADIDLALVEEVRARIPALTHGRPFEIEIATPDGEPMKRQAS; via the coding sequence ATGGGTTCTGACACTGCCAATCGTTTTCGCGCCGCGGTCGTGCAATTGCGCGCCGGGCGGGTGATCGCGGACAATTTGATCGCGGCCGAGGCCTTGATCCGCGAAGCGGCCAAAGGCGGCGCGCACTATATTCAGACCCCTGAGAATAGCGCGCTGATGGAACTCGAGCCCGAGCTCGTCCGGAGCCAGGTGCAGCCGGAAGGGGAAAGCCGTCCGCTGGCCGTGTTCCGCGCTCTGGCGGCCGAGCTCGGCGTGTGGCTGCATATCGGATCGCTCGGCGTCAAAGCGGACGACGGGCGTATCGCCAACCGCTCGTATCTCATGGCGCCTGATGGCACGGTCGCCGCCCGCTACGACAAGCTGCATATGTTCGACGTCGATCTTCCGAATGGCGAGTCCTATCGGGAGTCCGACAACTACACGCCGGGCAGCAAGGCGGTCCTCGCGGATTTGACGCCCGGCGGCGTGCCCGCGCGGCTCGGCATGACCATTTGCTACGATTTGCGCTTTGCCGCGCTGTATCGGGCGCTCGCCATCGCCGGCGCCAATATGATCGCCATTCCCGCGGCCTTCACCAAGCACACGGGCGAAGCGCATTGGCATGTGCTGCTGCGCGCACGCGCGATCGAGACCGGCGCGTATGTCTTCGCGGCGACGCAGGGCGGCCTTCACGAGAACGGCCGCTGGACGTTCGGGCACTCGATGATCATCTCGCCCTGGGGCGAGATCCTGGCCGAAGCGGGGGCCGACCCGTGCGTCGTCTTCGCCGACATCGACCTTGCCCTCGTCGAGGAGGTCCGGGCCCGGATCCCCGCGCTCACCCATGGACGGCCGTTCGAGATCGAGATTGCGACCCCTGACGGCGAGCCCATGAAGCGGCAAGCGTCATGA
- a CDS encoding DUF1178 family protein: MIRYSLKCGTGHQFDAWFSSSDSYDEQCEAEVIRCPECGSANVQKAPMAPAVLRGQRRAPARDEATPTTDGPLTGPQDSEQGQSYAFLKGLREHLKANADDVGDKFAEEARKMHHGEAEERDIYGEATVDEAKSLYEEGIPALPLPKLPDEHN, from the coding sequence ATGATCCGTTATTCCCTCAAATGCGGGACCGGGCACCAGTTCGACGCGTGGTTCTCGTCCAGCGACTCCTATGACGAGCAATGCGAGGCTGAAGTGATCCGTTGCCCGGAATGCGGCAGCGCGAACGTCCAGAAGGCGCCCATGGCGCCTGCGGTGCTGCGCGGCCAACGGCGTGCGCCGGCACGGGACGAGGCGACGCCGACGACCGATGGGCCGCTGACGGGCCCCCAAGATTCGGAGCAAGGCCAAAGTTACGCCTTTCTCAAGGGCCTGAGAGAGCATCTGAAGGCCAATGCCGACGATGTCGGTGACAAATTCGCCGAGGAAGCGCGGAAAATGCACCACGGCGAAGCCGAAGAACGGGATATCTACGGCGAGGCGACGGTCGATGAGGCTAAGTCGTTGTATGAAGAGGGAATTCCGGCGCTGCCGTTGCCCAAGCTGCCCGACGAGCACAACTAG
- a CDS encoding L,D-transpeptidase, with protein sequence MRLTFQQQPRPWTLLSAFRPLVAVCFAALLLAHPAAAETNKHATSPDLDLSMPKGLDAQPQPVYPDDRFGSTDTSATDADSDEADADEPARSASRSPAEEPESSLTSDPDIETLKSDDLADVEAPVEPKTPIIVATVDKTAQEMTVFVDGVEEYRWPVSTGLPGYATPGGTFTASSMNEIWYSKQFDNAPMPHAVFFTKKGHAIHATKEVKKLGRPASHGCVRLSPKNAETFFNLVKETGLDRTEVVLTGATPGGDYKIAHPDRRYDPYQDYGRPVYPRYAPNRNYQRYGYNEIEPRAERRRRVFVPRNQQRQYRRAPRRGNWFRAPGY encoded by the coding sequence ATGCGCCTCACTTTTCAACAGCAACCACGGCCTTGGACCCTTCTATCGGCGTTCCGGCCGCTGGTGGCCGTATGCTTCGCGGCCCTTCTGCTTGCCCATCCGGCTGCCGCAGAGACGAACAAGCACGCGACCTCGCCGGATCTCGATCTCAGCATGCCGAAGGGGCTCGATGCCCAACCACAGCCCGTCTATCCGGACGATCGATTCGGCTCGACCGACACATCGGCGACGGACGCGGACTCTGACGAGGCTGACGCGGACGAGCCGGCCAGAAGCGCATCGCGCTCGCCGGCAGAGGAGCCGGAATCGTCTCTGACCAGCGATCCGGACATCGAGACGCTGAAGAGCGACGACCTGGCCGACGTTGAGGCCCCGGTCGAGCCGAAGACCCCAATCATTGTCGCCACTGTCGACAAGACGGCGCAGGAAATGACGGTGTTTGTCGATGGCGTCGAGGAATATCGCTGGCCGGTATCCACGGGTCTGCCGGGCTATGCCACGCCGGGCGGCACCTTCACGGCTAGCTCGATGAACGAGATTTGGTACAGCAAGCAGTTCGACAATGCGCCCATGCCTCATGCGGTGTTCTTCACCAAGAAGGGCCATGCGATCCACGCGACCAAAGAGGTGAAGAAGCTGGGGCGGCCCGCGTCACACGGCTGCGTCCGCCTGTCGCCGAAGAACGCGGAGACCTTTTTCAATCTCGTGAAAGAGACGGGTCTCGACCGTACGGAAGTCGTTCTGACCGGGGCGACACCGGGCGGCGACTACAAGATCGCCCATCCCGACCGCCGTTACGATCCGTACCAGGACTATGGCCGGCCGGTTTATCCGCGCTATGCCCCGAACCGGAATTACCAGCGCTACGGTTACAATGAAATCGAGCCGCGGGCGGAGCGCCGCCGCCGCGTGTTCGTGCCGCGCAATCAGCAGCGCCAGTACCGCCGCGCCCCGCGCCGTGGCAACTGGTTCCGCGCACCGGGGTACTAG
- a CDS encoding methyltransferase type 12: MLDEHQFDEINDAKATMDHIYDHADPRAYFRELESVGYKIPGTAKPILQQLIGLRHEKTDETVHVLDIGCSYGINAALLKHDLSIQDLYDRWTRLEQAGTTAQEIVEQDSDFFAQLEQVEDIEVIGLDVAGNAVAYGERAGLLDQGLAMDLETESLPQDVWPDLAPVDLVTSTGCVGYVTEKSFEELLPAVTKGRRPWFANFVLRMFPFDAIAETLGRAGFVTEKLSQRLFVQRRFASRDEQDKVVEQLTERGIDPSGKETEGYLLAELYLTRPRDEALDIPIERLLAA; encoded by the coding sequence ATGCTAGATGAACACCAATTCGACGAGATCAACGACGCCAAAGCGACGATGGATCATATCTACGATCACGCCGATCCGCGCGCCTATTTTCGCGAGCTTGAAAGTGTTGGGTACAAAATCCCTGGAACAGCCAAGCCAATCCTCCAACAGTTGATCGGGTTGCGGCACGAGAAGACCGATGAGACGGTCCACGTCCTCGACATCGGTTGCTCCTACGGCATCAATGCAGCGCTGCTGAAACACGACCTCTCCATTCAAGACCTCTACGATCGATGGACTCGCTTGGAGCAAGCCGGCACCACCGCCCAAGAGATCGTCGAGCAAGACTCCGACTTCTTTGCCCAGCTGGAACAGGTCGAAGACATCGAGGTGATCGGCCTCGACGTTGCCGGGAATGCGGTCGCGTATGGCGAGAGAGCGGGTCTCCTGGATCAAGGGCTCGCAATGGATCTCGAGACCGAGTCTCTCCCGCAGGATGTCTGGCCAGATCTCGCTCCAGTCGACTTGGTGACGTCGACTGGATGTGTCGGCTACGTGACGGAGAAGAGCTTCGAGGAACTCCTACCGGCGGTCACCAAGGGCAGGCGCCCCTGGTTCGCCAACTTCGTACTGCGCATGTTTCCGTTCGACGCGATTGCGGAGACCCTCGGCAGAGCGGGCTTCGTGACGGAGAAGCTCAGCCAGCGGCTGTTCGTCCAGCGGAGATTCGCATCCAGGGACGAGCAAGACAAAGTCGTAGAGCAACTGACCGAGCGGGGCATCGACCCTTCGGGCAAGGAGACGGAAGGCTATCTCCTGGCTGAACTCTACCTTACCCGCCCGCGCGACGAGGCGTTGGACATCCCGATCGAACGCTTGCTGGCGGCCTAA
- the ubiG gene encoding bifunctional 2-polyprenyl-6-hydroxyphenol methylase/3-demethylubiquinol 3-O-methyltransferase UbiG — translation MTASQDTAAPAAPSTLDSGEVAQFAKLADEWWDESGPFRPLHRLNPARLTYIRDRICAQFGRDPKDPPCLEGLSVLDIGCGGGLVSEPLARLGATVTGIDPGPETIAAAKAHADGTGLAIGYEATTAEAVAEQGRRFDVVLLLEVVEHVPDVPAFLARLAPLVADGGVMILSTLNRTLKSYALAIVGAEYVLRWVPAGTHQWDRFVTPEELKAALADAGLQSTDLTGMTYDPLADDWRLSRDTDVNYFVTATPAAPV, via the coding sequence ATGACCGCATCCCAGGATACCGCCGCGCCGGCGGCCCCTTCCACGCTCGACTCCGGCGAAGTGGCGCAATTCGCGAAACTCGCCGACGAATGGTGGGACGAAAGCGGGCCGTTCCGCCCGCTGCACCGGCTCAACCCGGCGCGGCTCACCTATATTCGTGACCGCATCTGCGCGCAGTTCGGACGGGACCCCAAGGACCCGCCGTGCCTCGAAGGTCTCAGCGTGCTCGATATCGGCTGCGGGGGCGGGCTCGTGTCCGAGCCCCTAGCCCGCCTCGGGGCGACGGTGACCGGCATCGATCCCGGGCCCGAGACCATCGCCGCCGCCAAGGCTCATGCGGACGGCACCGGCCTCGCGATCGGCTACGAGGCGACGACGGCGGAGGCCGTTGCGGAACAAGGCCGCCGGTTCGACGTCGTCCTTCTACTCGAAGTGGTGGAGCACGTCCCCGATGTGCCGGCGTTCCTCGCCCGGCTCGCGCCTCTCGTGGCCGATGGCGGCGTCATGATCCTCTCGACGCTGAACCGGACACTCAAGTCCTACGCGCTCGCCATTGTCGGCGCGGAATACGTCCTGCGTTGGGTCCCTGCGGGCACGCATCAATGGGACCGGTTCGTAACGCCCGAGGAATTGAAGGCGGCTCTCGCCGACGCCGGGCTGCAATCCACTGACCTTACCGGCATGACCTACGATCCGTTGGCGGACGATTGGCGGCTGTCACGCGATACGGACGTCAACTACTTCGTGACGGCGACGCCCGCAGCGCCTGTCTAG
- a CDS encoding aspartate kinase — MSLLVLKFGGTSVADIDRIRSVAAHVKREHDAGNACAVVVSAMAGQTNRLVAWVEEAWGYKADGNGGADVSALYDCREYDAVVSSGEQVTSGLLALVLQSMGVSARSWQGWQIPVHTDDAHQKARITGIDVDNIKAAMLGGEVAVCAGFQGIAPNNRIATLGRGGSDTSAVALAAALQADRCDIYTDVDGVYTTDPRVVSKAHRLDRISYEEMLEMASQGAKVLQTRSVEMAMQWSVPVLVRSSFDAPDIPGNPDTGEGIGTLVCHEDEIMEQNVVSGIAYARDEAKVTLLKVADKPGVAARVFGPLSDAHINVDMIVQNVSEDGKSTDLTFTVQSADLDRALEVLKSAKDEIGYLDLRGATDIAKVSAIGVGMRSHAGVAAQMFSALAEKGINIEAISTSEIKISVLIDAAYAELAVRTLHTLFGLDGA; from the coding sequence ATGTCTCTGCTTGTATTGAAATTTGGTGGCACCTCGGTCGCGGATATCGATCGGATCCGCAGCGTGGCCGCGCATGTGAAGCGCGAGCACGATGCCGGGAACGCCTGCGCCGTCGTGGTCTCGGCCATGGCCGGCCAGACCAACAGGCTTGTCGCCTGGGTCGAAGAGGCTTGGGGCTACAAGGCCGACGGCAACGGAGGGGCGGACGTGTCGGCGCTCTACGATTGCCGTGAGTACGACGCGGTTGTCTCGTCGGGCGAGCAGGTGACGTCGGGGCTCCTGGCCCTGGTGCTGCAGTCCATGGGCGTGAGCGCGCGCTCGTGGCAGGGCTGGCAGATCCCCGTGCATACGGACGATGCGCATCAGAAGGCCCGCATCACCGGCATCGACGTGGACAACATCAAGGCGGCGATGCTCGGCGGCGAAGTCGCCGTTTGTGCCGGCTTCCAAGGCATCGCTCCGAACAACCGGATCGCGACGCTCGGCCGGGGTGGGTCCGATACGAGTGCCGTGGCGCTCGCCGCCGCGCTTCAGGCCGATCGCTGTGATATCTACACCGACGTGGACGGGGTCTACACGACCGACCCGCGCGTCGTCAGCAAGGCCCACCGGCTGGATCGCATCTCCTACGAGGAAATGCTGGAGATGGCGTCGCAAGGAGCCAAGGTCCTGCAGACCCGCTCGGTGGAAATGGCCATGCAATGGAGCGTGCCCGTGCTCGTGCGCTCCAGCTTCGATGCGCCGGATATACCCGGCAACCCCGACACGGGCGAGGGGATTGGTACACTCGTTTGCCATGAGGATGAGATCATGGAGCAGAATGTCGTCAGTGGAATTGCTTACGCACGGGACGAAGCCAAGGTGACGCTGCTGAAGGTGGCCGACAAACCGGGCGTGGCTGCGCGCGTGTTCGGCCCCCTATCGGACGCTCATATAAATGTCGACATGATCGTTCAGAACGTGTCCGAAGATGGAAAGTCGACGGATCTGACCTTTACCGTCCAGAGCGCGGATCTCGATCGGGCGCTCGAGGTGCTGAAATCGGCCAAGGACGAGATCGGCTACCTGGATCTGCGCGGAGCAACGGATATCGCCAAGGTCTCGGCCATTGGCGTCGGGATGCGGAGCCACGCGGGTGTTGCAGCCCAAATGTTCAGCGCGCTTGCCGAAAAGGGCATCAATATCGAGGCGATATCCACGTCCGAGATCAAGATTAGCGTATTGATCGACGCCGCCTATGCCGAGCTTGCGGTGCGAACCTTGCATACCCTTTTTGGGTTGGACGGCGCTTAG
- the ptsP gene encoding phosphoenolpyruvate--protein phosphotransferase: protein MAASVGAPRQMLRRLREVMAEHESAQARLDKVVMLIASNIVAEVCSLYLRRRDGSLELVATEGLNVSAVHNTHLKPGEGLVGLVAEQAEPKQFADAQHHPAFSFRPETGEEIYHSFVGVPILRGGHTIGVLTVQNRTMRQYSDEEVEALQTTAMVIADTLASGGILSEEVTAEKGRDQSVRFVGQPISESVALGHIVLHEPRIVITKLIAEDAEHERSRLQQAIEELTGQIDEMMERGDLARAGEHHEVLEAFRMFAHDHGWRRRLDEALATGLTAEAAVQRVRNDTRARMMRMPDPRFRDRLHDIEDLSNRLLRFLSGETATASTGALPEDAIVVARTMGPAELLDYDRHRLRGLVLEEGGANSHVAIVARALGIAAITQCKGVVEMVEPGDAVILDGQGGELHVRPTQEVVHAYSDKVRFQARKQAQYAALREVPAVTLDDQRVNLQINAGLLFDLPHLKQSGADGIGLFRTELQFMISETFPRLEQQTKLYKSILDQAAGRPVVFRSLDVGGDKVIPYFRGGAEENPALGWRAIRMALDRPAVFRTQIRALLRAAHGREMRILLPMISDVSEFEAARTLIDHELTLLKTHGRPEPSKLMVGAMVEVPALLWQLDHLLPLTDFVSVGSNDLLQFLFAADRSNERVSSRFDSLSPTSLRALRHIVREAERFNTPLTLCGEMAGKALEAMALIGLGFRTISMAPASVGPVKAMVLSLDASSLQARLDELLDVKSTSLREELKRFAAETGVQI from the coding sequence ATGGCTGCATCCGTTGGTGCTCCAAGGCAGATGCTCCGCCGCCTCCGTGAGGTCATGGCGGAACACGAGAGTGCGCAGGCACGCCTCGACAAGGTGGTGATGCTGATCGCCTCCAACATCGTGGCCGAGGTGTGCTCGCTCTACCTGCGCCGCCGTGACGGCTCGCTCGAACTCGTGGCCACCGAGGGCCTCAATGTGAGCGCGGTCCACAACACGCATTTGAAGCCCGGCGAAGGTCTCGTGGGGCTTGTCGCCGAGCAGGCCGAGCCGAAGCAATTCGCGGACGCCCAGCACCATCCGGCCTTCTCCTTCCGCCCCGAGACCGGCGAGGAGATCTACCATTCCTTTGTCGGCGTGCCGATCCTGCGTGGCGGGCACACGATCGGCGTTCTCACGGTGCAGAACCGCACCATGCGCCAGTACAGCGACGAAGAAGTCGAGGCGCTGCAGACCACGGCAATGGTCATCGCCGATACGCTGGCGTCGGGCGGGATCCTCTCCGAGGAGGTGACGGCGGAGAAGGGGCGCGATCAAAGCGTCCGTTTCGTCGGTCAGCCAATCTCCGAGAGCGTGGCGCTGGGGCACATCGTGTTGCACGAACCCCGGATCGTGATCACCAAGCTGATCGCCGAGGACGCGGAGCACGAGCGGAGCCGGTTGCAGCAGGCTATCGAGGAACTGACCGGCCAGATTGACGAGATGATGGAGCGCGGCGATCTCGCGCGCGCCGGTGAGCATCATGAAGTGCTCGAAGCGTTCCGCATGTTCGCCCACGACCATGGCTGGCGCCGGCGCCTTGACGAGGCGCTCGCGACGGGTCTGACCGCCGAAGCGGCTGTGCAGCGCGTTCGCAATGATACGCGTGCACGGATGATGCGCATGCCGGACCCGCGTTTCCGCGACCGGCTGCATGACATCGAAGACCTGTCCAACCGGCTATTGCGCTTCCTTTCGGGGGAGACGGCGACGGCCTCCACCGGCGCGCTCCCGGAGGATGCGATCGTGGTCGCGCGGACGATGGGGCCGGCAGAGCTCTTGGATTACGACCGCCACCGGCTGCGCGGCCTCGTTCTGGAAGAGGGCGGCGCGAACAGCCACGTGGCGATCGTTGCCCGCGCGCTCGGGATCGCCGCGATCACCCAGTGCAAGGGCGTGGTCGAGATGGTCGAGCCCGGCGACGCGGTGATCCTCGACGGCCAGGGCGGGGAGCTGCATGTGCGGCCGACTCAGGAAGTGGTCCACGCCTATTCCGACAAGGTCCGCTTCCAGGCCCGCAAGCAGGCCCAATATGCCGCGTTGCGCGAGGTGCCGGCGGTCACGCTCGACGATCAGCGCGTCAATCTGCAGATCAATGCAGGCCTGTTGTTCGACCTGCCGCACTTGAAGCAATCCGGCGCGGACGGGATCGGGCTGTTCCGGACCGAGCTTCAGTTCATGATCTCCGAGACGTTTCCTCGGCTCGAGCAGCAGACGAAGCTCTACAAGTCGATCCTCGACCAAGCGGCCGGACGTCCCGTGGTGTTCCGCTCCCTGGATGTCGGCGGCGACAAGGTCATTCCCTATTTCCGCGGCGGGGCGGAGGAAAACCCGGCCCTCGGCTGGCGCGCGATCCGTATGGCCCTCGACCGGCCCGCGGTGTTCCGCACCCAGATCCGCGCCTTGCTGCGCGCCGCGCACGGGCGCGAAATGCGCATCCTCCTGCCGATGATTTCCGATGTGTCGGAGTTCGAGGCCGCCCGCACGCTGATCGACCACGAACTGACCCTGCTGAAGACCCACGGCCGGCCGGAGCCGTCCAAGCTGATGGTGGGCGCCATGGTCGAGGTGCCGGCGCTGTTGTGGCAACTCGACCACCTTCTGCCTCTGACGGATTTCGTCTCCGTAGGGTCGAACGATCTGTTGCAGTTCCTGTTTGCGGCGGACCGGAGCAATGAGCGCGTGTCGAGCCGGTTCGATTCGCTCAGCCCGACGTCACTGCGCGCGCTGCGGCATATCGTTCGCGAGGCCGAGCGGTTCAACACGCCCCTCACGCTGTGCGGCGAGATGGCGGGGAAGGCCCTCGAAGCCATGGCGCTGATCGGTCTCGGATTCCGCACGATTTCCATGGCGCCAGCCTCGGTGGGGCCGGTCAAGGCCATGGTGTTGTCGCTCGATGCGTCCAGCCTGCAGGCGCGGCTGGATGAGTTGCTTGATGTCAAGTCGACGTCCTTGCGCGAAGAATTGAAGCGTTTTGCGGCCGAAACAGGGGTACAGATCTAG